The proteins below come from a single Parachlamydiales bacterium genomic window:
- the rpsF gene encoding 30S ribosomal protein S6: MSRKQPQLYEGMYIISAKLSDEARRKAFEKITVGITSHGGELVKIHEQGRKKLAYEINTHREGYYYLVYFSALPAVIEELWDEYHISEDLIRFITLRTDKVLEKIEFKTIVE; encoded by the coding sequence ATGAGCAGAAAACAACCTCAGCTTTACGAAGGGATGTACATCATCAGCGCTAAACTAAGCGATGAAGCCCGCAGAAAAGCCTTTGAAAAAATTACCGTAGGCATCACCAGCCACGGCGGCGAACTTGTCAAAATCCATGAACAAGGCCGTAAAAAACTCGCGTATGAAATCAATACACATCGCGAAGGATACTACTACCTCGTCTACTTTTCAGCCCTACCGGCAGTTATTGAAGAGCTATGGGACGAGTACCACATTAGCGAAGACCTCATCCGTTTCATCACTTTGAGAACAGATAAGGTTCTTGAGAAAATAGAATTCAAGACCATTGTCGAATAA
- the rplI gene encoding 50S ribosomal protein L9: MATKILLLKDVDGLGRKGEIVSARPGYIRNYLIPQEFAEIATSQALRKQARLVEERQQQAIMDKQEAEQAASQVAEITLITIVKVDHEGHMYGSVSAHDVIDLLKKQANVEIERRSIQLKHALKTTGKHTIHLKFKEGVSADIKLDIIAEGSEEAAALQA, encoded by the coding sequence ATGGCTACTAAGATATTATTGCTAAAAGACGTAGACGGCTTAGGACGCAAAGGCGAGATCGTATCCGCCCGTCCTGGCTACATCCGTAACTATTTGATTCCTCAAGAATTTGCGGAAATTGCTACATCTCAAGCTTTGAGAAAGCAAGCCCGCCTCGTTGAGGAAAGACAGCAACAAGCTATCATGGATAAGCAAGAAGCTGAACAAGCCGCAAGCCAAGTCGCAGAAATCACGCTGATAACTATCGTAAAAGTGGACCACGAAGGCCACATGTACGGTTCTGTCTCAGCACATGATGTCATCGACTTGCTCAAAAAGCAAGCCAATGTGGAAATCGAAAGACGTTCCATCCAACTTAAGCATGCTCTTAAAACTACAGGTAAGCATACTATTCACCTTAAGTTTAAAGAAGGCGTCTCAGCAGATATTAAGCTGGATATCATTGCAGAAGGTTCTGAAGAAGCAGCAGCGCTCCAAGCGTAG
- the rpsR gene encoding 30S ribosomal protein S18 has translation MNRKIRAPLESGSDARSKRRKRCPFTAAGIRDIDYKDTETLLKFVTERGKILPRRITGVSAFHQKHLAQAIKRARHMALLPFVADQ, from the coding sequence ATGAATAGAAAAATTAGAGCACCCTTAGAAAGTGGTAGCGACGCACGTTCAAAACGTCGCAAACGCTGCCCATTCACCGCCGCGGGTATTCGCGATATAGACTACAAAGATACAGAAACTCTGTTAAAATTTGTGACTGAACGAGGCAAAATTCTTCCTCGTCGTATTACAGGCGTTTCCGCCTTTCATCAAAAGCATTTGGCACAAGCTATCAAACGCGCGCGCCATATGGCCCTGCTGCCTTTTGTAGCGGACCAGTAA
- a CDS encoding bifunctional ADP-heptose synthase, with product MVSLCGMVGRLERRRVLVVGDLIVDKYTIGHARRISPEAPVAVVHVASVDQRPGGSGNVVLNFISLGAQVKVLGRVGDDAAGHHLIQALNSEGADTSGIFCEKTALTPLKDRIIAAGQQVVRVDHERIDPLHPELEARMIAMIPILMADIEVVAISDYGKGSITPNLLKHIIIEARSREIPIIADPKGTDFSRYCGATILKPNLGEAYAAASLPRSAPLENVAKAIFEKAKVEVLMITRSEEGISLFYPDGRHDQFPVEAVEVKDVTGAGDTVLAIMAYAIANELNFSEAAQLSNIAAGIAISQLGCARISPAMIVSALLKKDVINKVFEDEHLFTLQEALKGHSFNILGLSLSQGLQPSHFEAIYKLTSESKKELILYIQDNTPQPILINILASLNTVNYIIVHGHNLKKLCQQISPDNVYLIENNTLIHTPEVNSLVKSL from the coding sequence ATGGTAAGCCTCTGCGGAATGGTCGGACGCCTCGAAAGACGGCGCGTCCTCGTCGTCGGCGATCTAATTGTCGATAAATACACTATCGGTCACGCCAGAAGAATATCTCCCGAGGCCCCCGTTGCTGTTGTACACGTCGCCAGCGTAGATCAACGTCCCGGCGGTTCCGGAAACGTCGTGCTCAATTTCATCTCCCTCGGCGCACAAGTCAAAGTCCTAGGCCGCGTCGGTGACGACGCCGCAGGACATCACCTCATTCAAGCTCTCAATTCCGAAGGCGCGGACACTAGCGGGATATTCTGCGAAAAAACTGCACTCACACCCCTCAAAGACAGAATCATCGCCGCCGGACAGCAAGTTGTACGCGTTGACCATGAACGCATCGACCCTCTGCATCCTGAACTCGAAGCTAGAATGATCGCCATGATCCCTATCCTCATGGCTGATATCGAAGTGGTTGCTATCTCCGACTACGGCAAAGGCAGCATCACACCAAATCTGCTTAAACATATCATCATAGAAGCACGCTCTCGTGAAATACCTATCATCGCTGACCCCAAGGGCACCGACTTCTCCCGCTATTGCGGCGCTACTATACTTAAACCTAATCTGGGTGAAGCCTACGCTGCAGCCTCCCTCCCTCGCTCTGCACCCCTGGAAAATGTCGCTAAAGCCATATTTGAGAAAGCTAAAGTCGAAGTACTCATGATCACCCGCTCGGAAGAAGGTATCTCACTATTCTATCCCGATGGCCGTCATGATCAGTTCCCTGTCGAAGCCGTCGAAGTTAAAGACGTTACCGGCGCCGGCGACACCGTCCTCGCTATCATGGCTTACGCCATTGCGAATGAACTCAACTTCTCCGAAGCCGCACAACTTTCCAATATCGCCGCCGGAATAGCCATATCACAGCTTGGATGCGCACGTATCTCTCCTGCAATGATCGTGAGCGCCCTTCTTAAAAAAGATGTTATCAACAAAGTCTTCGAAGACGAACACCTCTTCACCCTCCAAGAAGCCCTCAAAGGCCACTCCTTCAATATCCTCGGACTCTCACTCAGTCAAGGACTCCAACCCTCACACTTCGAAGCAATATATAAACTCACCTCTGAATCAAAAAAAGAACTCATCCTCTATATTCAAGACAATACACCCCAGCCCATACTCATCAATATCCTTGCCTCCCTCAACACCGTAAACTACATCATCGTCCACGGCCACAACCTAAAAAAACTCTGCCAACAAATCTCCCCCGACAACGTCTACCTTATCGAAAATAACACCCTCATCCATACTCCCGAAGTCAACTCCCTAGTCAAATCCCTCTAG
- the ispE gene encoding 4-(cytidine 5'-diphospho)-2-C-methyl-D-erythritol kinase, whose amino-acid sequence MLQLFSPAKLNLFLRILKKREDGFHELASLFQAISLGDTLTYKTSSNDQLTAEGIPMPLDENNLILKAARLFRQKTRLPLYVSVHVNKQIPLEAGLGGGSSNAATTLWAMNELAGRPVKRSELTNWGGELGSDVAFFLSSGTAYCTGRGEIIKPLEDLPYKPEFTLIKPDFGASTPAVYKALKVAELEQRDPLAFLDKFYKSDFAYFNDLEGAAFHVVPELRTVKQQLIAAGYDEAVMAGSGSTFFCLGEPKHPLAANFYVKKAHFVRRENSESWY is encoded by the coding sequence ATGCTTCAACTATTTTCACCTGCAAAACTTAACCTATTCTTACGCATCCTCAAAAAGCGTGAAGACGGCTTCCACGAACTAGCATCCCTCTTTCAAGCAATCTCCTTAGGCGACACTCTAACATACAAAACATCTTCTAATGATCAACTGACAGCAGAAGGCATTCCTATGCCTCTCGACGAGAACAATCTTATCCTTAAAGCGGCACGCCTTTTCAGGCAGAAAACCCGGCTACCTCTCTATGTTTCTGTGCATGTAAATAAACAAATTCCCCTTGAAGCAGGATTAGGTGGAGGCAGCAGCAACGCAGCAACAACCTTATGGGCAATGAATGAACTTGCCGGAAGACCCGTCAAACGGAGTGAACTCACAAACTGGGGTGGTGAATTAGGATCGGATGTCGCTTTTTTCCTTTCTTCAGGCACAGCTTATTGTACCGGCAGGGGAGAAATAATCAAACCGTTGGAAGACCTGCCCTATAAACCGGAATTCACTCTAATCAAACCTGATTTTGGTGCCAGCACTCCGGCAGTCTATAAAGCTTTAAAAGTTGCTGAGTTAGAGCAAAGGGATCCCTTAGCTTTTCTAGATAAATTTTATAAAAGTGATTTTGCCTATTTCAATGACTTAGAAGGAGCCGCTTTCCATGTTGTGCCTGAACTACGTACTGTGAAGCAACAATTGATAGCTGCAGGATATGACGAAGCTGTGATGGCCGGATCAGGCTCTACATTCTTTTGTTTAGGTGAACCGAAACATCCGCTTGCAGCAAACTTTTATGTAAAAAAAGCACACTTTGTACGCCGTGAAAATTCTGAAAGCTGGTACTAA
- the rfaD gene encoding ADP-glyceromanno-heptose 6-epimerase — translation MIKNHSKKIVVTGGAGFIGSSIVKHLNDQGFTNIVIVDNLGKTEKWKNLVGKRYSDILHKDQLFDWLMGRESDIQAFIHLGACSSTVETDANYLLENNYRYSAQLAEYALINQQRFIYASSAATYGDGSLGFDDNEADLIKHHPLNMYGYSKHMFDLWLQNMGLLDKVVGLKYFNVFGPNEYHKGRMSSAITHILPLARKEGKVRLFRSCEKDKYGDGEQSRDFIYVKDAARMTCAFLNNDAGGIYNIGTGKAETWNTLARSVFKAIDIPGEIEYIDMPADLHGKYQNYTQAEMKKTKDVLGKESDCMKFEDAVVEYVRNYLLPEKRW, via the coding sequence ATGATAAAAAATCACTCCAAGAAAATTGTTGTTACCGGTGGAGCCGGGTTTATAGGTTCTTCTATTGTTAAACACCTCAATGACCAAGGCTTTACCAATATCGTTATCGTCGACAACTTAGGTAAAACCGAAAAATGGAAAAATCTCGTTGGAAAAAGATATTCCGACATCCTTCATAAAGACCAACTGTTTGATTGGTTGATGGGCCGAGAAAGCGATATCCAGGCCTTCATCCATCTCGGAGCCTGCAGCAGCACTGTTGAAACTGACGCCAACTATCTATTAGAAAACAACTACCGCTATAGTGCGCAACTCGCTGAATACGCCCTGATAAACCAACAACGCTTTATCTACGCCTCATCCGCTGCTACATACGGCGACGGCAGCCTAGGATTTGATGATAACGAAGCGGACCTGATCAAACATCATCCTCTGAATATGTATGGATATTCCAAACACATGTTCGACCTATGGCTGCAAAACATGGGCCTGCTCGATAAGGTTGTAGGACTAAAATACTTCAACGTTTTCGGTCCCAACGAATACCACAAGGGCCGCATGTCATCCGCTATCACTCACATCCTTCCCCTCGCTCGTAAAGAAGGAAAAGTCCGTCTTTTCAGATCTTGTGAAAAGGATAAATATGGCGATGGCGAACAATCCCGCGACTTTATCTATGTTAAAGACGCCGCTCGCATGACCTGCGCCTTCCTAAATAATGATGCCGGCGGCATCTATAACATCGGTACCGGTAAAGCTGAAACATGGAATACCCTCGCCCGCTCCGTCTTCAAAGCTATTGACATCCCCGGTGAAATAGAGTACATCGATATGCCTGCCGACCTGCACGGCAAATACCAGAACTATACCCAAGCTGAAATGAAAAAAACTAAAGATGTACTCGGCAAAGAATCCGATTGTATGAAATTTGAAGATGCAGTTGTCGAATACGTCAGGAACTATTTGCTACCGGAGAAAAGATGGTAA